The Anastrepha ludens isolate Willacy chromosome 2, idAnaLude1.1, whole genome shotgun sequence genome contains a region encoding:
- the LOC128861276 gene encoding uncharacterized protein LOC128861276 isoform X4 encodes MISAKQYRNKRKVQNVLPCKELIGIPHINGPLPIVGVHSVTHEVPNMHSDHQRLLVMLHHHKVEVSLQETEVKSVIHPKGVHYPSSYTMTRTPPLLVSSYPGPTRQPNHSRHPKSQQ; translated from the exons AAATAAGCGAAAGGTCCAAAATGTGCTTCCGTGCAAGGAACTCATAGGCATTCCACACATAAATGGTCCATTGCCGATTGTAGGAGTCCATTCAGTAACACACGAAGTTCCGAATATGCATTCGGACCACCAGCGTCTGTTAGTTATGCTACATCATCACAAGGTTGAGGTAAGCCTCCAAGAGACTGAGGTTAAATCG gttaTACATCCAAAAGGCGTCCACTATCCAAGTAGTTACACAATGACGCGCACTCCACCTCTCTTAGTATCGTCTTACCCTGGTCCCACGCGACAACCGAACCACTCAAGGCATCCCAAAAGTCAGCAGTAG